The genomic region GGTGGTGCTGGCCGCGGAATGGGGCCACGGCAGAAGAACCGGCACACTGTCCAACCTGCACCTGGGCGCCCGCGACCCGGACGGCGGCCCACCGGTGATGGTGGGCAAGACCTTCAAGGGCCTCACCGACGAACTGCTGGCCTGGCAGACCACCGAGCTCCGGAAACTGGCCACCAGCACCGACGACTACACGGTGTACGTGCGGCCGGAGCTGGTGGTGGAGATCGAGCTGGACGGGGTCCAGGTCAGCCCGCGCTACCCGGGCGGCGTGGCCCTGCGCTTCGCCCGCGTGCTGCGCTACCGGCCGGACAAGGAGGCGGCGGACGCGGACACCATCGACGCGGTCCGCGCATTGCTGCCCTGATGCGCTTTTCCGCAATGCGCGGGATTCCGGTGGTATTCGCGGTGCTCATCGCGGCGCGGTGGGCAAAGCGCCCGCGACCGCCGTGGTCGAACTGCTCGGCGGACTGGCCCTGATGCTCGGCCTGGCCACCCTGCTGGCCTGCGCCGGAGCCGGAAGGGCGAGCCTGGACCACCTACTGTCGCGGACATGACACGGTTCTGCGCGGTGATCGTCCTGTGCTCGCTGGCCGAGGGCAAGGACCCGCTGTACCAGGAGAACATCGTGCTGCTCGACGCCGACTCGCTGGAGTCGGCGCGGGCACGCGCGGCGCAGCACGGCCGGGACGGCGAGACCGAGTACCGCAACGGCGACGGCGAGCTGGTGCGCTGGCGGCTGGCCGAGGTGGTGGACGTGGCCGAGGTGCCGGACCAGCAGCTCGGCGACGGCGCCGAGGTCTACACCCGCCATTTCCGCGACTACGCCGCCTACCGCCGGTTCGAGCCGCTGCTGGACGGCGAACCGCTCTGATCATCGGCCGCAGACAGCAAAAATCGCGATCCGTCAAATAGTTTCGCTGTATTTTCGTTAGCAAAGTCCTATGTGCGTGTAGGCGATTTTTCTGGCTAGGGTCGCCGAGGAAATCAAACGCACTGGAGGGACTTATGACGATTCTGGTGACCGGCGCGACCGGCTCGGTCGGCAGGCACGTGGTGGACGGCCTGCTGGCCAGGGGTGAACAGGTGCGCGCCACCACCAGGGACCCCGGGCAGGCGAACCTGCCGGGGGCGGCCGACGTCCGGCAGGCCGACATCAACGACCCGGACACCTTCCTGCCCGCACTGGAGGGCGTGGACAAGCTGTACCTGTTTCCGCACTTCGCGCGGTTGGAATATTTCCTGGGCAAGGTCAAGGAGGCCGGGGTCCGGCGGATCGTGACGCTGTCCTCCTCCTCGACGGTGCAGCGGCTGCGCACCAACAAGGAGGCCGGGGACGAGCACCTGCGGGTCGAGCAGGCGGTGGAGGACACCGGGCTGGAATGGACCCACCTGCGGCCCGGAATGTTCGCCGGGAACACCGGCGAATGGGCCGAGACCATCAAACTGGAAGGGGTCGCCTATGGCGCCTATCCGCAGGCCGCGATGGCGCCCATCCACGAACGGGATATCGCCGAGGTGGGCATCGCGGCATTGCTGGAGGACGGTCACCTTTATGCCAGGTACAGCCTGACCGGCCCGGAAACGCACACCAGGGTCGAACTGGTGCGGATCATCGGCGAGGTGCTCGGGCGGGAGCTGAAGTTCCGTGAGCAGACCCCGGCGGAGGCGGTGGCGTTCTTCCGGGCGCAGGGCTGGCCGGACGACGTGATCACCATGATCGAGGGCTACCGGGCCGAGGCCAGCAGGCGGCCGGACGAGGTGACCGACACGGTGGAGCGGGTGCTGGGCCGCCCCGCGCTGTCCTACCGGCAGTGGGTCCAGGACCACGCGGACTGGTTCCAGTGATGTGAACCTCGGTCCGGGAAGCGCGCGAGTCCGTATCCTGGGCTGTCGTGCGCTTCCTGGACGGGGTCACCCCCGGATACGACCTGACCTATGACGACGTCTTCCTGGTCCCGCGGCGCTCCGGCGTCGTGTCCAGGTTCGACGTCGACCTGTCCACTGTGGACGGGACCGGCGCCACCATCCCGATCGTGGTGGCCAACATGACCGCGGTGGCCGGCCGCCGGATGGCCGAGACCATCGCCCGGCGCGGCGGCATCACCGTGCTGCCGCAGGACGTGGCCCCGGAGGCGGTCGCCGAGATCGTCTCCTGGGTCAAGGGCAGGCACCCGGTGTGGGACACGCCGCTGGTGGTGGACGCCGGCGCGGCCGTGGCCGACGCGCTGAACCTGCTGCACAAGCGGGCGCACGGCGCGGTGGTCGTGGTCGACGCCGAGGGCACCCCGCTGGGCGTGGTGAACGAGGCCGCCTGCACCGGGGTGGACCGCTTCGCGCGGGTCGCCGACGTGCTCGACGAGGACATGCTGGTGCTGCCGCTGACCGCGCAGCCCCGCGAGGTCTTCGAGAAGCTGCACGGCCGCCCGGCCAACCTGGCCCTGGCGGTGGACGCCGACGGCCGCCTGGCCGGAGTGCTGACCGAGGTCGGCGCACTGCGCGCGGACATCTACCGCCCGGCACTGGACGAGCAGGGCAGGCTCCGGGTGGCCGCGGCCATGGGCGTCAACGGCGACGTGGCGGCCAAGGCCGAGGCGCTGCTGGCCGCCGGGGTGGACACGCTGGTCGTGGACACCGCGCACGGCCACCAGGAGAAGATGCTCACCGCACTGAAGGCGGTGCGCGCACTGGCGCCCTCGGTGCCGGTGGCCGCGGGCAACGTGGTCACCGCCGAGGGGACCAGGGACCTGATCGAGGCCGGCGCGGACATCGTCAAGGTCGGGGTCGGCCCCGGCGCGATGTGCACCACCCGGATGATGACCGGCGTCGGCCGCCCGCAGTTCTCCGCGGTCGCCGAATGCGCCGTGGAGGCCAGCAAGTACGGCAAGCACATCTGGGCCGACGGCGGCGTCCGGCACCCCCGTGACGTCGCGCTCGCACTGGCCGCCGGCGCCAGCTCGGTGATGATCGGGTCCTGGTTCGCCGGCACCTACGAGTCGCCGGGCGACCTGCACCAGGACGAGCAGGGCAGGCTGTACAAGGAGTCCTTCGGCATGGCCTCCAAGCGCGCGGTCAGCGCCCGCACCCGCACCGACTCGGCCTTCGACCGGGCTCGCAAGGGCCTGTTCGAGGAGGGCATCTCCAGCTCCCGGATGCGCCTGGACCCGCTGCGTCCCGGCGTGGAGGACCTGCTGGACGCGATCTGCTCCGGCGTCCGCTCCTCCTGCACCTACGCGGGCGCGACCACGGTGGAGCAGTTCCACCAGCGCGCGCTGCTGGGCGTGCAGTCCGCGGCCGGCTTCGCCGAGGGCCGCCCCCTGCCGACCGGTTGGTAGCGAAGGCAAAACGGACCCCATGCCTCCCCCCGAAGGAGGCATGGGGTCCGTGGGCAACGGACCGCCCCGAGCGGTCCGGCTGGTTGTCTCCCCGCGTCAGGCGGCGATCGGTCCCGCGGCGCGAACCGCGGGTTGCACCCCGGCGTGCTCCGGCCCCCGAGCCGGCTTGGCACGCTTCGCCGCCCTGCCCGTGCCGTCCACCATGACCGGCAGCACCATCAGGACCAGGACGAGCACGCTCAGCACGGCTCCGGTCCAGGTCAGCACCATCTCGATCATGTGGTCTCCTCGGGCTCGCCGTGTTCTGGGACCACTATCGCCCGGCGCCGCCCACCAGCGGATCGGCAGTACGGCCACTGTCTACCTGGCCGATCGGCCACTCCCGGCCTGCCGATCGGCCGATGAGCGCGGGGCGGGCGGCACGAGCCCGTGCCGCCCGCCCTCGCCTCAGCTCATGTAGTCGCCCTCCAGCATCTCGGTGACCAGTGCCGCGATCGGCGAGCGCTCCGAGCGGGTGAGGGTGACATGCGCGAACAGCGGATGCCCCTTCAGCTTCTCGATCACCGCCGCGATGCCGTCGTGCCGGCCGACCCGCAGGTTGTCCCGCTGCGCCACGTCGTGGGTCAGCACCACCCTGGAGCCGGTGCCCAGCCGGGACAGCACGGTCAGCAGCACGTTGCGTTCCAGCGACTGGGCCTCGTCCACGATCACGAAGGAGTCGTGCAGCGACCGGCCCCTGATGTGGGTCAGCGGCAGCACCTCCAGCATGCCGCGGTCGAGCACCTCGTCGATGATGTCCTTGCTGACCATCGCGCCCAGCGTGTCGAACACCGCCTGGGCCCAGGGCATCATCTTCTCGTTCTCGCTGCCCGGCAGGTAGCCCAGCTCCTGGCCGCCGACGGCGTAGACCGGCCGGAACACCACCACCTTGCGGTGCAGCCGCCGTTCCATCACCGCCTCAAGACCGGCGCACAGCGCCAGCGCGGACTTGCCGGTGCCGGCCCGCCCGCCGAGGGAGACGATGCCGACCTCGGGGTCCAGCAACAGGTCCAGCGCGATCCGTTGCTCGGCCGAGCGGCCGTGCAGCCCGAATGCCTCGCGGTCGCCGCGGACCAGCCGCACCCGCTTGTCCGGGGTGACCCGGCCCAGCGCGCTCGCGGTCCCGGCGAGCAGCCGCAACCCGGTGTGGCACGGCAGATCGCGCGCCTCGTCCAGGTCGACCACGCTCTCCTTGTACAGCGTGTCCACCACGTGCGAGCCGACCTCCAGGTCAGCCGTGCCGGTCCAGCCGGACGGCGTGACGTCCTGGGCCCGGTACTCGTCGGCGGCCAGCCCCACCGCACTGGCCTTGACCCGCAGCGGCATGTCCTTGGTGACCAGGGTGACCTGGTTGTTCTCCGCGGCCAGGTTCAACGCGCAGGCGAGGATGCGAGCGTCGTTGGAGTCGGTGCGGAAGCCGGAAGGCAGGACATCCGGATCCGAGTGGTTCAGTTCCACGTGGAGGGTGCCGCCCTCCTCGCCGATCGGGACCGGCGAGTCCAACCTTCCGTGCAGTACGCGGAGGTCGTCGAGCAAGCGCAGTGCCTCGCGAGCGAACCAGCCCAGCTCCGGGTGGTGTCGCTTCCCCTCGAGCTCGCTGATCACCACGAGCGGCAGCACCACCTGGTGCTCCGCGAACCGGGTGATCGCCCAGGGGTCGGACAGCAGCACCGAGGTGTCCAGCACGTACATACAGCCCTTGGAGGCTGTCGCACGGCGGGCACCGCTGCGGGCGGAACGGGTCGAGGACTGTGCTGGGGACCGTCGTGCGCTCACGGCAACTCCCTCACGAACGCGGCACCCGCGTTCGGTGCTCGGTGGGCCAGGCACTACCCTGCGGGTCGGTGTTCGTCGACGCTGATGGCTTCAGCGTCGGAACACACGGCCACAAGGGCCGGGTGCCGGCCCCCGCGTGCGCGTAGACGTCACGACCAGGGCCTCCCTGGACGAGTCGATCGGGTCGACCCGTCACTGGCAAGCTACCTGCGGCCACCAACAATCGGCATGAAGCCACACAGGTGATTTGGTTAATTGTCACCGCAACGCTACGTACTGCACACATAGCGCGACCACAACCAGCCGAAATGTCCCTATTGTCGCTTTTCGGTCACCCTGGGTACATGCCGCAGCCAGTCCCGAGGCCCCGGATACCGCACCCGCACCGAAGCCACCCCCGCCGCCCAAGCCAGGTGCTCCGCCAGCTCCGCGGCCACCCAGCCCCGCTCCGCCACCGAGCTCGCGAACGCCCCGTGCAAGGCGTCCCCCGCCCCCAGCGTGTCCCGCACCGGCACCCGCGGCACGGCCACTTCCCCGGTCCCCAGCCCCTGGTCCCAGTAGACGATCGGCTCCCCGCCCGCGGTCATCGCCCCGGTCCGCACGATCCCCCGCAACGCCGCCAGCGTGTCCGCCCGACCGTCCTGACCAGGGAGTCGGTAGTCCCCGGAGCAGATCACCACATCGGCGGCGGCGAGCAGTTCGTCATGGTGCGGCCGGTACCGCCCCGCGTCGAAGACCACTGGCGCACTGGCCCGGACGGCGGCCCCGGCCAGGTCCGGATGGTGGCCGTCGATGAGCACAACGTCGGCCGCGGCAAGCAGAGCGGACAGGTCCGCCGGCGGCCTCGCGGACACCCCGCCCGCGTCGGTGGACACGATGTTCCGGTCCCCGGTCCGCTCGTGCACGGTGATCGCGGAGACCGCGGGCGGCAGCTGCCGGTCGGGCGTGCAGTCACGCACGGTTATACCGAAACCAGCCAGTTCCTGGCGGATGAGACGTGCCAACGGGTGATCTCCGAGTGCGGTCAGGAGAGTGACGGCGGATCCGGTGGCGGCGGCGGTAACCGCGGCGTTACATGCGGGACCACCAGCGGCGACGTCCTGGCGGGTGGCGGTGACCTTGCGGTTGGGGGCAGGGAAGTCGGGGACGCGGTGCAGGACGTCGAGGGTGGCCAGTCCAACGCACAGCACCCGCCCTGGAATGTGACCGGTCATCTCACCGTGCTTTCTGGTTGGTGGGTGGCTGACACCCGGCAGTCTCGCTCACCTCGCCGATGGTCGGCACAGCACGCCTGGCACCTCGACCGCCCGGCTGGCAATGTGACCGGTCGTCTTGAGTTAGCTGCGAATATGACCGGTCGTCTTCAACCCGTGGTGAATGTGACCGGTCGTCTCGTACAGCTCGCGAATGTGACCGGTCGTCTCGTGAAGCCCACGAATATGACCGGTCGTCTCATGCAGCCCGCGAATGTGACCGGTCGTCTCACGCAGCTGCTGAATGTGACCGGTCGTCTTAAATCTCCCACGCGCGACTCCGCCCGGATTCGCTCCCGCCCGCCCAGCCCCGCACCCCTAAGACGACCGGTCACATTGACTCCGGCCAGCGAACCGGCCGGAGCGCTCACCCGACCCTCGGCACCGCCGGAATGTCCGCCGCGATCTCCGCCCGCACCCCAGCCGGAATCAACGGCTCATCCAGCAACCGCCGATACCGCTCCGCCACCGTCTCCCCCGAAGGCCGCGCGTTCAACCACGTCCGCAACAGCCGGTACCCCTCCACATACGTCGTCGTATAGGCCCGCCACAGCGGGTCCGACAGGAACCGGATCATCTGCCGGGCGCGGGCGTCGGTGCACAGCAGCCAGCGGCGCAGGAACATGGCGACCTCGTCCACGTCGGCGCCCCGGTCGTGCAGCATGAGGGCGGCGTCCTGGCGGACGGTGGCGAGCTTGCCCAGGGCGCCTTCGAGGCGTTCCTGTTGTTCGCCTTCCATGCGCAGGCCCAGGTCACCAACGATCTCCTGGGTCCAGGTGCCCCAGCCGGAGCCGATGACGGCGTGCAGGCCCAGGTCGGCGAGGCCTTCGGCCATCAGGCATTGCGGGGTGTTGACCAGGAAGATCGTTTGTTCGGTCTGGCCGAGGGTGCCGACCAGGCCCGCTTCCTTCCGGCAGTGCTCGGTGTGGTGGCCGGGGTAGGACTCGTGCGCGACCAGGTGCGGGAGGTTGGCCATGCGGTGGCCGAGGTCGGCGTTGATGGCGACCCTGGAGTGGTAGTCGCCGAGGTAGTAGTTGAAGCCGCTCCACGGTTTGTCCGCGACGATCTCGTAGTCGACGACCTCCTGCTCCGGCAGGCCGAAGGTGCCGCGGACCTCGTCGCGCAGCGCGCTGGAGAGGGCGTGCACCGCGGGTTCCAGCTTGTCCGGGGGGACCAGGTCTCGGGCGCGGAAGGTGCTCAGGCGGGTTTCCAGCGAGCCCTCGCCGGGCAGCAGGTCCGACAGCTCGGCGTGCGCGGCGCGGTAGTCGTCCTGTTCGCCGGGGGTGATCCGGACCTGGAAGTAGGCCTCGACCTCCTCGACGAAGGAGACCGCTTCCCCGGCGAGCTTGCGGCCGGAGCACTCCAGCGCGACCAGGTGCGCGTCCAGGAAGGCGACGCGTTCCGGTTCGAGGTTGATGCCGACCAGCTCCGCGCGCAGCTCCCTGGCCCTGGCGGCCAGTGCCTCCGGATCGGGGCGGGCTTCGGCGAGCACCTGCCGCCGCAGCGCGGGATCGCCGGTGTAGGCGTCGACGAAACCGTCGACCAGGCGGTCGAACCGCAGGCCGAGCAACAGGTACTCGCGTACGAGCTGATGTCCCTCCACCGCGCGGACCCTACGCCAGCGGTCTGGGACTACGAGCCGAAACGCCGGTGCCGGGCGGCGTAGGCGCGCAGCGCGCGCAGGAAGTCGATGCGGCGGAACTCCGGCCAGTATGCCTCGCAGAACCAGAACTCCGAGTGCGCGGACTGCCAGAGCAGGAAGCCGGAGAGGCGCTGTTCGCCGGAGGTGCGGATGAGCAGGTCGGGGTCGGGCTGGCCGGAGGTGTAGAGGTGCTCGGCGATGTGGTCGACGTCGAGGACCTCGGCCAGTTCCTCGATGGTGGTGCCTGCCTCGGCGTGCTGGAGCAGCAGCTTGCGCACCGCGTCGGCGATCTCCCTGCGGCCGCCGTAGCCGACCGCGACGTTGACCTCCATGCCGTCGCGGTCCCTGGTGCGCAGCGCCGCCGCGGACAGCCGCGCCGCGGTCTCGGTGGGCAGCAGGTCCAGCGCGCCCACGATGCGCACCCGCAGGCCGGTGCCGGGCTCGGTGAGCTCGTCCACCACGCCGGCGATGATGTCCAGCAGCGGGTTCAGCTCCTCCGGCGGCCGGTCCAGGTTGTCGGTGGAGAGCAGCCACAGGGTGACCACCTCGACGCCGACCTCACGGCACCAGCCGAGCATCTGCTCGATCTTCTGCGCGCCGATCCGGTGCCCGTCGTTGACGTCGACGAGTCCCGCTTCCTTGGCCCACCTGCGGTTTCCGTCCAGGATCACGCCGACGTGGCGGGGATGTTCCACCCCGATCAGGCCACGGCGCAGCCGCCACTCGTAACCGATTTCGAGCAGATCGCGTACTCGCTGACGTACACCCACGTCCGCGCAGCGTACGCCGATACCCAGGCACACTGTTCGTGTGCACCCCCAGTGGCAGGACCCCGAGGTGATCGCACGGCTCGTGCGCACCGCCCGCACCGTGGCCGTGGTCGGCGTCAGCGCCCGGCCGGACCGGCCGAGCCATCAGATCGCGCAGTACCTGCACCAGCAGGGTTTCCGGGTGTTCCCGGTGAACCCGGCCCTGCGCGAGTTCCGCGGCATGCAGGTCTACCCGGACCTGGCCTCGGTGCCGGAGCACATCGACATCGTGGACGTCTTCCGCCGCCCCGAGTCGGTCCCGCCGGTGGCCGAGCAGGCCATCGAGGTCGGCGCGGGTGCGCTGTGGCTCCAGCTCGGCATCGTCGAGGAGGAGTCCTGCCGGAAGGCGGCCGCTGCCGGGCTGGACGTGGTGGCCGACCGCTGCATCCTGGTCGATCACCGCAACCTCACCGGCTGAGTGATGTGCAGCTGACCACAACATAACCAGTGCGTAACCTACGGTGCCGTAACCTTGACAGGTGTCATCCGCGACCCTTCCCAATCCCCCGGCCCAGGTCAGCAAGCCGCGGATGCGCGGCTGGATCCACTTGTGGTCCTTCTTCGTCTCGCTGGTCGCGGGCGGCACGCTGATCGCGGTGGCCAGCTCGGTCTCCGCCCGGGCGGCCCTGGCCACCTCGATCTACACGGTGACCATCCTCGGCCTGTTCGGCATCAGCGCGCTGTACCACCGGCGCACCTGGGTGACCGAGGGCGCGCTGCGCTGGATGCGCCGCCTGGACCACTCGATGATCTTCCTGTTCATCGCGGGCACCTACACCCCGTTCTGCCTGCTGGCCATGGATCCCGGCCTGGGCAGCGTGATCCTGGCCGTGGTCTGGGGCGGCGCGCTGGCCGGGGTGACGCTGAAGCTGGCCTGGCCGGAGGCCCCCCGCTGGCTGGGCGTGCCGATCTACATCGCGCTGGGCTGGGTGGCCATCTTCGTGCTGCCGGAGCTGGGTTCCCGCGGCGGGATCACGGCACTGGTGCTGCTGCTGGTCGGCGGCCTGTTCTACACCGTCGGCGGCATCATGTACGGCATCCGCCGGCCCAACCCGTGGCCCGAGGTCTTCGGCTTCCACGAGTTCTTCCACGCGGCCACCGCGCTGGCCGCGGTCTGCCACTACATCGCGGTCTGGCTGGTGCTCTTCCCGTAGCGACTTGCCGGGGTGCGGGCGCCCGCCGCCTGCCCGCACCCCGGCATCCCCTTCCTCAGAGCCCCGGCCCCTTGGCCCGCAGCTCGTCGACCTTGGTCATCGCCTCGCGCAGCTCGCCGAGCCACTCGTCGGCGTGCTCGCCCACCAGCCGCACCGCCCAGGCCAGCGCCTCCGAGCGGGAACGGGCCACGCCCGCGTCCACCAGGGTGTCCAGCACCAGGCGTTCGGGCTGGCGGAGGCGGGTCATCACCGGGACGGAGAGCCGGGTGAAGCGTTCCTCGGTGCCGCCGAGGCGGGCCGCCCAGGCGACCTTGCGGCCGTAGCGGTGCTCGGCCTGGCGGGCGATGTCGATGCGTTCCGCGCGGGTCTGCTCGCGCCAGCGGGCGATGCGGCCCGCCTCGGCCGCGGCGCGTTCGGCCTCGTCCGGGTAGTCGCCGTCCAGGGGCTGGAGCTCGCCGAGGATGGTGATCTCCTCGCGGTCCACGATGACCTCGGGCGGGCCGGTGAACCAGCCGTCCGGCAGTCTGCCCGCGAACCAGCCCGCCGCTTCCTTGCCGCTGTGTCGGTGCCCCATGGCTTTCTCCTCTTGTCCTCGTTGCACTGATTACATGCTTACACCTCTACCAACTCGTTCGGCGAGTACTTCGTTTCGCGGTCGCGTTCGCCCGTGGAGAACAGTGAAGATGGGGCATGGGGTCCGACTGGTCTTGGCAACTGCACTTCGCCACGCCGCTGACCGCCGCGCGGGCGGAGGAGCTGCTGGCCGAGCTGGCGGCCTGGGGCTGGCGGCTGGGGCCGCGGCTGGCCATCAGCCGCAAGGAGCTGCTGGACGGGCTGGCCATCGGTCGCTGGGACGTGCCGCTGTGGTCAGCCGAGGAGACCGACCTGCTGCTGAGCACCACCCCGGACTCGGTCTGCCTGACCCTGGACGCCGCGCACACCTGGCGCGAGCCACGACCGGAAGCCGACGGCTACCGGCTGCTGCACCGGGGGCTGACCGAGCTGTGGGTGCACCTGGCCGAGCGGTTCGACGCGGTGTTCGGGCGGGTGGAGGACGAGCTGTCCTGGGACCGGGTGTCCGGGCTGCTCACCGAGTCCCAGCCGGACGGCGTGCCCGCGCCGGGGCAGTGGCCGGACTGGCTGGGCTGGTGGACCTACTTCAACGCCGAGCGCGCCGACATGCTGCCCAACCCGCCTGCCGGGCTGCGGCTGACCCCGCGCGGCGCGGTGCTGGCACTGCTGGACGATCCGGCCGCGGTGGACCCGGCCGAGTTCGCGCGCATTCACCAGGGAATGCTGGCCAGCTGACAACGCTTTTCCTGGCCGGTCCGGTGACGTAGTGTCTCCTTTCTCGACTGTCGGGAAAGGACACCGGATGGCATCTCCCGATTCCGGGGCCACCGTGCGGATCAGCCCGGAAAGCGCGGCCGCGCTCAGCGCGCGGCTCCGCCGGCTGCTCGACCGGCTCGAGTCGCTGCGCAGCAGGGGGCTGCACGCGGCCAGGCTGACGCCACCGGCGAAAGACCCGGTCAGCGGCCTGGCGATGGCCAGGTATCGCGACCTGGTGGACCGGGGACCCGGCTCCTTCCTGGCCGAGATGGACCAGGCGATCATCGAACTGCGGAGGCAACTGAGCGCCGCCGAGAACATGGCAACCGATTACCGATCAGTGGAGCGTGACAATTCGCACGCTCCGGGTTCACCGGGCGACAAATAAGCGGATCTTAGGGGCCGGGGGGAATCGTGAATACCTGGAACGAGGGGCTTTTCTGGTGGGCCGAGGCACCCATCGCGCGTGTCTGCGCCGATGTGCACACCGGCCCCGGCGCCGGTCCGCTGTACCAGGCCGCCGAGCACTGGCAGCGGATCTGGGCCGAGCTGGACGAGCTGCGCACCGACTACCACCGGAGCTTCGCCGAGTTCGCCCGGCAGAACACCGACCGGGGCGCGGTGGTGGCCACCGAGGTCGCCCACGCGGCCAGCGCGCTGCTGGTCGACGCGCAGGCGCAGGCCGCCGCGGCCAGGGAGCTGCTCGCCACCGTGGCCGGTGAGTTCGGCCTGGTGCGGGCCAGCGTGCCTGCCCAGCTGCCACCACCGCCCGCGCACAGCACCGGGTTCCTGGACACCACCGGCGCGGCCTGGCTGCACACGCCGGACCTGCACGGCGCGGAGACCCAGCTCCGGCAGGTCACCGACCGGGCGCGGGACGTGCTGGGCGGGTACGAGCGGGCGGTGCTGTTCGGGCTGCCCAGCCAACCCGTCGGCCGACCACAGCCGCCCGCGGTCCGGCCTACGGCGCCGGTGCGCGCGGCCGAGACAGAGACCGAACCGCTGCCGCTGCCGAACTTCGGGCCGATGGGCGCGCTGCCCGCCGCGCCCGCCCCGGTCCCGCCGCCCGCGCCGCCGCCACCGCCGTGGGACGAACCGGAGCAGGGCTACCTGCGGCACGTCGCGGCGGATCCGGACGACCCGTTCAGCTCCGACCTGACCGTGGCGCCCCCGGTGATCGGCGAGTAGGCGGCGATGTCGTACCTGTGCCGAGAACCGTTGTCCCGCTTGGGTTTCAGCACGCTGTGGCAGGCCGTGCACGGGGACCGGCCGCAGCCGGTGGTGCTGGACCTGGCGCCGGAGACCGGCGACTACCCCGACCGGGCCGCCTGCCTGCGGCGGGGGCTGGACGAGTTGTCCGCCAAGGGATACCGGGACCAGCGGCGGATCGCCGAGGACGTGCTGGCGCTCATCCGGCTGCTGGCCGAGCACAGCCGGTCGCTGGACCTGCGGCTCATCGGCCGGGGCGGCTGGGTGCGCGCGCTGGCCGCGGCCGGCGGGGCGGAGCAGGCCGGGCTGGCGGTGCTCTCCCCCGAGGGGCTGACCCTGCGGTCGGTGCGGGACACCGGGCTGGCCGCGGCATTGGTGGCCGAGCTGCCGGAGCACCCGCGCGGCACGCTGCGCCAGCTGTCCGTGCCCACCGCGCAGCTGCGCGCGGCCACCGTGGGCGGCCCCGATCCCTGGGAGCGGCCGCTGTCCAAGGCGGACCGCGGTGTGCTGGCCCCGCTGGTGACCGATCCGGTGG from Crossiella sp. CA-258035 harbors:
- a CDS encoding ESX secretion-associated protein EspG; translated protein: MGFSTLWQAVHGDRPQPVVLDLAPETGDYPDRAACLRRGLDELSAKGYRDQRRIAEDVLALIRLLAEHSRSLDLRLIGRGGWVRALAAAGGAEQAGLAVLSPEGLTLRSVRDTGLAAALVAELPEHPRGTLRQLSVPTAQLRAATVGGPDPWERPLSKADRGVLAPLVTDPVVRRAQIGGTVRERWGTPRRVERQLLVNDGQRHGRHLVYATGTHTTLVRADARLLVRSAGELLDRR
- a CDS encoding hemolysin III family protein; translation: MSSATLPNPPAQVSKPRMRGWIHLWSFFVSLVAGGTLIAVASSVSARAALATSIYTVTILGLFGISALYHRRTWVTEGALRWMRRLDHSMIFLFIAGTYTPFCLLAMDPGLGSVILAVVWGGALAGVTLKLAWPEAPRWLGVPIYIALGWVAIFVLPELGSRGGITALVLLLVGGLFYTVGGIMYGIRRPNPWPEVFGFHEFFHAATALAAVCHYIAVWLVLFP